One Platichthys flesus chromosome 14, fPlaFle2.1, whole genome shotgun sequence genomic region harbors:
- the kcnmb3 gene encoding calcium-activated potassium channel subunit beta-3: MFLNAASPRRSFNIPININLQGARRRQARENHHTSSSSAVQEQEWSRGADGRGGQRVRSQMQVSSVGEDRAILLGFTMMAFSVLMFFVVGITMVKPFVNSDWEEEASCVLMKADILTEWVNCRGVSTVPCLRVMVNLTGFNQSAFLHLDEESVLLAPECFYIPKCQMDIADIQAEVQRVKQMLDAQQGNTSSCFTDRTRHPGDVIWSRKYTLEKALLALLWPCLMLGGGALLVGLVKLTQYLAHLSAEVCSAAAEGSLTSRYTQGKLYTLLRRSSLQSPS, from the exons GGAGAAccaccacacctcctcctcctccgcagtGCAGGAGCAGGAGTGGAGCCGAGGGGCGGATGGACGTGGAGGGCAGAGAGTTCGCTCCCAGATGCAGGTGTCGAGTGTCGGGGAGGACAGAGCCATCCTGCTGGGCTTCACCATGATGGCCTTCTCCGTGCTCATGTTCTTTGTGGTCGGCATCACTATGGTCAAACCCTTTGTCAACAG TgactgggaggaggaggccagCTGTGTGCTGATGAAGGCAGACATCCTCACAGAGTGGGTGAACTGCAGGGGTGTGAGCACCGTGCCGTGCCTCAGGGTGATGGTTAACCTCACTGGCTTCAATCAAAGTGCTTTCCTACACTTAGACGAGGAATCCGTCCTGCTGGCTCCTGAG tGTTTCTACATACCCAAATGTCAGATGGACATTGCAGATATTCAAGCTGAAGTCCAGAGAGTGAAACAGATGCTGGACGCTCAGCAGGGGAACACGTCATCGTGCTTCACCGACCGCACAAGACACCCCGGGGATGTGATCTGGAGCAGGAAGTACACGCTGGAGAAGGCCCTGTTGGCTCTGCTGTGGCCCTGTCTGATGCTGGGGGGTGGAGCTCTGCTGGTGGGCCTGGTGAAGCTGACACAGTACCTGGCTCATCTGTCCGCTGAGGTGTGCAGTGCTGCTGCCGAGGGCAGCCTGACGTCAAGATACACCCAGGGCAAATTGTACACACTCCTACGGAGGTCCAGCCTGCAGTCGCCATCTTGA